The following proteins are co-located in the Microcystis wesenbergii NRERC-220 genome:
- the aat gene encoding leucyl/phenylalanyl-tRNA--protein transferase — protein MGGVVDIASIIQGYARGYFLMADEEGRLDWYSSKNRALIPLDRRFSYPKSLKRVLNQNRFSVAINRDFAGVCAGCADRSLTWISPELIQIYQQLHQAGWAHSFETWQGDQLAGGILGLAIRGVFIGESMFYKIPDGSKIAMVKLVEHLRERDFCLFDAQMQNPHLARFGAYTISEKEYHSLLESALLKHCRFV, from the coding sequence TTGGGGGGAGTCGTGGATATCGCCTCTATTATACAAGGATACGCACGCGGTTACTTTCTCATGGCCGATGAGGAGGGGCGATTGGATTGGTATTCTAGTAAAAATCGCGCTCTTATCCCTCTTGATCGGCGTTTTAGCTATCCCAAGTCCCTAAAACGAGTTTTGAATCAAAATCGCTTTAGCGTGGCTATTAACCGCGATTTTGCTGGGGTTTGTGCCGGTTGTGCCGATCGCTCGCTGACTTGGATTTCCCCGGAGTTAATCCAAATCTATCAGCAATTACACCAAGCCGGCTGGGCCCACAGTTTCGAGACTTGGCAAGGGGATCAATTAGCGGGAGGGATTTTAGGTTTGGCAATTCGCGGGGTTTTTATCGGGGAATCGATGTTTTATAAAATTCCCGATGGTTCTAAGATAGCCATGGTCAAGTTAGTTGAACACCTCAGAGAACGGGATTTCTGTCTATTTGATGCCCAAATGCAAAATCCACATCTGGCTAGATTTGGGGCCTATACTATCTCCGAAAAAGAATATCATTCCCTACTGGAAAGCGCTCTGCTCAAGCATTGCCGTTTTGTTTAA
- a CDS encoding YiaA/YiaB family inner membrane protein: protein MNDKKYGTAPSHTQAWIFQTWLSFIVSISATSLGVVYLPVDGWIKGYLGMGLLFTVGSTINLSKTVRDVEESKRLINRIDEAKLERILSQYDPYKE from the coding sequence ATGAACGATAAAAAATACGGTACTGCTCCCAGTCATACTCAAGCGTGGATTTTTCAAACTTGGTTATCTTTTATTGTCTCTATTTCCGCCACTTCTTTAGGGGTTGTTTATCTGCCGGTAGATGGGTGGATTAAAGGTTATTTAGGCATGGGTTTACTATTTACTGTCGGTTCCACCATTAATTTATCAAAAACTGTCCGCGATGTGGAAGAATCTAAACGCTTAATTAATCGCATTGATGAAGCAAAGTTAGAACGGATATTGAGTCAGTACGATCCCTATAAGGAGTAG
- a CDS encoding glycosyl hydrolase family 57 — MIATPVSSKSNAITEIRPGLPTICGWEQEIAAIVNHDDPIFLPTTNLKLDNIKAGFACALHMHQPTIPAGVNGELIGNLQHMFENQGDGDNHNASVFAWCYSRMGDFIPELVAEGCNPRIMLDYSGNLLWGLVQMGRQDILDKLKLITCNSQYQPSVEWLGTMWSHAVAPSTPIPDLKLQMQAWQTYFASIFGPDALKRVKGFSPPEMHLPNHPDTLYEYIKALKECGYRWLLVQEHSVENLDGSGLSQEQKYIPNRLVARNSRGEVIAITALIKTQGSDTKLVAQMQPYHEAKCRGKQQIGGVWVPSLGSQIADGENGGVMMNEFPRDFPNPWREMRGGSSVAGFNGTEYLELIEAAGVNPQDYPAIQAVHQHKIWQRVNPDAATPEAVEQAIAELKQTDHRFSMDGASWTNDLSWVRGYENVLEPMNQLSAQFHEKYDPLVQADPSFTRRPDYLEALLYNLLVQTSCFRYWGQGTWTDYARTLYARGAALTR; from the coding sequence TTTGCGGTTGGGAACAGGAAATCGCGGCGATTGTCAATCACGATGATCCGATCTTTTTACCGACAACAAATCTCAAATTAGACAATATTAAGGCTGGTTTTGCCTGTGCTTTGCATATGCACCAACCCACCATCCCCGCGGGTGTTAACGGTGAATTAATCGGCAATCTCCAGCATATGTTCGAGAATCAGGGGGATGGTGATAACCATAATGCCAGTGTTTTTGCCTGGTGTTACAGTCGCATGGGCGATTTTATCCCGGAATTGGTGGCGGAAGGCTGTAATCCCCGGATTATGCTCGATTATTCCGGCAATCTCCTCTGGGGTTTGGTACAGATGGGACGGCAGGATATCCTCGATAAACTCAAACTAATCACCTGTAACAGTCAATATCAACCATCTGTGGAATGGTTGGGGACGATGTGGAGTCATGCGGTGGCTCCTTCCACACCGATTCCCGATCTAAAATTACAGATGCAAGCATGGCAAACCTATTTTGCCTCGATTTTTGGCCCGGATGCCCTGAAACGGGTCAAAGGGTTCTCTCCCCCAGAAATGCACCTTCCTAACCATCCCGATACCCTCTACGAGTATATTAAAGCCCTGAAAGAATGCGGCTATCGTTGGTTATTGGTACAGGAACACTCGGTGGAAAATCTCGACGGTTCGGGATTGAGTCAGGAACAAAAATATATTCCTAATCGCTTGGTGGCCCGCAATTCTCGCGGTGAAGTGATTGCCATTACTGCTTTGATTAAAACCCAGGGTTCCGACACCAAATTAGTCGCCCAAATGCAACCCTACCACGAGGCCAAATGCCGCGGTAAACAGCAAATCGGTGGCGTTTGGGTTCCTTCCCTAGGTTCCCAGATTGCCGACGGTGAAAATGGGGGCGTGATGATGAATGAATTTCCTCGCGATTTTCCCAATCCTTGGCGGGAAATGCGGGGAGGTTCCAGTGTGGCAGGATTTAACGGTACGGAATATCTGGAGTTAATCGAGGCTGCTGGCGTTAATCCCCAAGATTATCCCGCAATTCAAGCCGTACACCAGCATAAAATCTGGCAGCGAGTTAATCCGGATGCCGCTACCCCGGAAGCAGTAGAACAGGCGATCGCTGAGTTAAAACAGACCGACCACCGTTTTAGCATGGATGGGGCATCTTGGACAAATGATCTCAGTTGGGTGCGCGGTTACGAAAATGTCCTCGAACCGATGAACCAATTAAGCGCTCAATTCCACGAGAAATATGATCCTTTAGTACAGGCGGATCCTAGCTTCACCCGACGGCCGGATTATCTGGAGGCACTGCTTTATAATTTGCTCGTGCAAACCAGTTGTTTCCGTTATTGGGGCCAGGGTACTTGGACCGATTACGCCCGCACTTTATACGCAAGAGGCGCGGCCCTAACCCGCTAG
- the psbA gene encoding photosystem II q(b) protein, protein MTTTLQQRESASLWEQFCQWITSTNNRLYIGWFGVIMIPTLLTATTCFIIAFIAAPPVDIDGIREPVAGSLLYGNNIISGAVVPSSNAIGLHFYPIWEAASLDEWLYNGGPYQLVIFHFLLGVFCYLGRQWELSFRLGMRPWICVAYSAPVSAATAVFLIYPIGQGSFSDGMPLGISGTFNFMFVFQAEHNILMHPFHMLGVAGVFGGSLFSAMHGSLVTSSLVRETTEIESQNYGYKFGQEEETYNIVAAHGYFGRLIFQYASFNNSRSLHFFLGAWPVIGIWFTAMGVSTMAFNLNGFNFNQSILDSQGRVIGTWADVLNRAGIGMEVMHERNAHNFPLDLASGEQAPVALIAPAING, encoded by the coding sequence ATGACCACCACTCTACAACAGCGCGAGAGCGCTTCCCTGTGGGAGCAGTTCTGTCAGTGGATCACCAGCACCAACAACCGTCTCTATATCGGTTGGTTCGGTGTGATCATGATCCCCACCCTGCTCACCGCCACCACCTGCTTCATCATCGCCTTTATCGCCGCTCCTCCCGTAGATATCGACGGTATTCGCGAGCCTGTAGCTGGTTCTCTACTCTACGGAAACAACATCATCTCTGGTGCTGTTGTTCCCTCTTCCAACGCGATTGGACTCCACTTCTACCCCATCTGGGAAGCTGCTTCCTTAGATGAGTGGTTATACAACGGTGGTCCCTACCAGTTAGTCATTTTCCACTTCTTACTAGGTGTCTTCTGCTACCTCGGTCGTCAGTGGGAACTGTCTTTCCGTTTAGGAATGCGTCCTTGGATCTGTGTTGCCTACTCCGCACCTGTATCCGCCGCTACTGCTGTATTCTTAATCTATCCCATCGGACAAGGTTCTTTCTCCGACGGTATGCCTTTAGGAATCTCTGGAACCTTCAACTTTATGTTCGTGTTCCAAGCAGAACATAACATTCTGATGCACCCCTTCCATATGTTAGGTGTTGCTGGTGTGTTCGGCGGTTCCTTGTTCTCCGCGATGCACGGTTCGCTAGTAACTTCTTCTTTAGTGCGTGAAACCACTGAAATCGAATCTCAGAACTACGGTTACAAATTCGGTCAAGAAGAAGAAACCTACAATATCGTTGCCGCTCACGGTTACTTCGGACGTTTAATCTTCCAATACGCTTCTTTCAATAATAGCCGTTCTCTGCACTTCTTCTTAGGTGCATGGCCGGTAATCGGTATCTGGTTTACCGCAATGGGTGTTAGCACCATGGCGTTCAACCTCAATGGTTTTAACTTCAACCAGTCGATTCTCGATTCTCAAGGTCGTGTAATTGGTACTTGGGCCGATGTGTTAAACCGCGCTGGTATCGGTATGGAAGTAATGCACGAGCGCAATGCTCACAACTTCCCCTTAGACTTGGCTAGTGGTGAACAGGCTCCTGTGGCTCTGATTGCTCCCGCTATTAATGGTTAA